One Gemmatimonadota bacterium DNA segment encodes these proteins:
- a CDS encoding type I restriction endonuclease subunit R → IKEAFKPYYEQTEIDEPTDPNHLYTLDARLKSEPVLRDEEIEEFARTYFKLQPLRTWHDHGQLNKWVDPAVERFKQSYGVSGSDGDAYTEEGEIFKSTLQSFIRLYGFLSQIIEWQDTELEKLYAYARHLFTKLPRRSGEGMLELDDEVALSHYRNEMTFSGSGALEVGDKEFVQGVGDVGTAKAKDDRTTPLSSIIEVINERFGTSWTDEDKLLFDQISGDMARNSRLAEQAQANSIDQFKQVFEPEVMKAFVQRQGRNQKIVNDFMSDRALRDFIMDALLKEVYNAARV, encoded by the coding sequence GATCAAAGAGGCGTTCAAGCCGTATTACGAACAGACGGAGATCGATGAACCGACCGATCCCAATCATCTCTATACGCTGGATGCAAGACTGAAAAGCGAACCCGTGTTGCGGGATGAGGAGATTGAGGAATTTGCCAGGACCTATTTCAAGCTCCAACCACTTCGAACATGGCATGATCACGGGCAGCTTAACAAGTGGGTTGATCCCGCTGTGGAGCGGTTCAAGCAGTCTTACGGTGTCTCGGGTTCGGATGGAGACGCATACACGGAAGAAGGCGAGATTTTCAAAAGTACCTTGCAGAGCTTTATAAGGCTATATGGCTTTTTGAGTCAGATTATCGAATGGCAGGATACTGAGTTGGAGAAGCTCTATGCGTATGCGCGGCATTTGTTCACCAAGCTACCTCGCCGTTCAGGTGAGGGCATGTTGGAACTCGACGACGAAGTTGCGCTTTCGCACTATCGCAACGAGATGACATTTTCTGGTAGTGGGGCATTGGAGGTGGGGGACAAAGAGTTTGTGCAGGGCGTGGGTGATGTTGGTACGGCAAAAGCCAAAGACGACCGTACCACACCGCTGTCATCTATTATTGAAGTGATTAACGAGCGGTTTGGCACCAGTTGGACGGATGAGGATAAGTTGCTATTTGATCAGATTTCAGGGGATATGGCGCGGAATTCACGTCTTGCGGAACAGGCTCAGGCCAATTCAATTGATCAATTTAAACAGGTTTTTGAACCCGAGGTGATGAAGGCATTTGTTCAACGGCAGGGCAGAAACCAGAAGATTGTGAACGATTTTATGTCTGATAGAGCACTGCGCGATTTCATCATGGACGCATTGCTCAAGGAGGTCTATAACGCTGCCCGAGTTTGA
- a CDS encoding AAA family ATPase, with protein MIHKFSISNFHSVREEVVLDLRIPGTAPDLPRFRRSTAKPDIRLPSVVVLIGPNGSGKTTLLRALVATALTTLLGLPLDRNRSLKTFFPFFSEETRNQPTRFCLEFEANWLGEVHQLFRYELEVACSGNDPFFSYEALSHFPKGRPRRLFERGVPGKSIYVSNELGLKLKDDMLQDIVRKDTSVITTLALLNVPLAMRITKWMEDFFWSSNIVLRERWAPSTQSVMDTFESDPDMESWIRNHIRSSDLGIQDITISDQSEKKEVFFDHHGLDMSIPLHLESSGTKRLFHLLPRIGGALRSGVPLVLDEIDGDLHVDIAGEILSWFRSQEVNPSGAQLFVSSHNVGLLDNLEKEEIFIVEKDNSGATRVHGAQDVRGLRRDTRLYPKYRAGVLGGIPKIG; from the coding sequence ATGATTCACAAATTTTCCATATCTAACTTCCATTCGGTCCGCGAAGAAGTCGTTCTTGACCTGCGTATTCCGGGAACTGCTCCCGACCTGCCGCGGTTCCGAAGGAGCACCGCAAAGCCGGATATCCGGCTTCCTTCTGTGGTCGTGCTCATAGGCCCCAATGGATCGGGCAAAACAACGCTGCTCAGAGCGCTGGTCGCTACTGCCCTTACCACCTTATTAGGATTGCCCCTTGATAGAAACAGATCGCTCAAGACCTTTTTCCCCTTTTTTTCTGAAGAAACCAGAAACCAACCGACGCGATTTTGCCTGGAGTTCGAAGCGAATTGGCTGGGCGAAGTCCATCAGTTGTTCCGGTACGAGTTAGAGGTGGCATGCAGTGGTAATGATCCTTTCTTCTCTTACGAAGCTTTGTCCCACTTTCCAAAGGGCCGCCCCCGGCGTCTGTTCGAGCGCGGTGTCCCGGGAAAATCTATATACGTTTCTAACGAATTAGGTCTTAAACTTAAGGATGATATGCTCCAGGATATTGTTCGAAAAGACACATCGGTGATCACCACGCTCGCCCTGCTCAATGTGCCCTTGGCGATGCGTATTACAAAATGGATGGAAGATTTTTTTTGGTCATCCAATATCGTGCTTCGTGAGAGATGGGCACCTTCGACCCAAAGTGTGATGGATACATTCGAGAGCGACCCCGATATGGAATCCTGGATTAGAAACCATATCCGATCCAGTGATTTGGGAATTCAGGATATAACTATTTCTGACCAATCTGAAAAAAAGGAAGTGTTTTTCGACCATCACGGGCTTGATATGTCAATCCCCCTACACTTGGAATCCAGTGGAACGAAACGCCTGTTTCATCTGTTGCCTCGGATCGGTGGCGCGCTCCGTAGCGGCGTTCCTCTGGTCCTCGACGAGATAGATGGCGATCTCCATGTGGATATTGCCGGAGAAATTCTTAGCTGGTTCCGCTCTCAAGAGGTCAATCCTTCAGGCGCACAGCTTTTTGTCTCCTCTCACAATGTCGGCTTGCTCGACAATCTGGAAAAGGAGGAGATTTTTATTGTAGAGAAGGACAACAGTGGCGCAACCCGTGTGCATGGAGCACAAGATGTGCGCGGTCTCCGCCGCGATACGCGTCTCTATCCCAAATATCGGGCGGGGGTGCTCGGTGGTATTCCAAAGATTGGCTAA
- a CDS encoding formylglycine-generating enzyme family protein: protein MKPLTHTTLYLIILSTSLPGCKDKPTAPPEESEPPPHVVSQTQTGIQITTHVGTTHTLILIPEGPFQMGANNGIRNEGPEHTVHLEAYYIDHTEVSNAQWNPYAISERQPPNFAPPEHPVININWFQAGEYCAWLGGRLPTEAEWEKAARGTDGRIYPWGAAPDPNRANYLNSGDPFDNGTAPVAYYREGNRDGRSPYGVLDMAGNVWEWTQDEYDSAYYQRSPRDNPVNYEVKTHFLHLERVVRGGSWFSTAFLVRTTARDARTSNLQTDTLGFRCVVDR, encoded by the coding sequence ATGAAGCCCCTTACCCACACAACCCTCTATCTCATCATCCTCTCTACCTCCTTACCTGGATGCAAAGACAAACCCACTGCTCCGCCGGAAGAATCAGAGCCTCCACCGCACGTTGTATCGCAGACACAAACAGGCATCCAGATCACAACCCATGTGGGCACGACACACACCCTCATCTTAATACCCGAAGGACCGTTTCAAATGGGCGCCAACAACGGCATCCGCAACGAAGGCCCAGAACACACTGTCCATCTCGAAGCCTATTACATAGACCATACAGAAGTCAGCAATGCCCAATGGAACCCCTATGCCATTTCAGAACGCCAACCACCCAACTTTGCCCCGCCCGAACACCCCGTTATCAACATCAACTGGTTTCAAGCCGGCGAATACTGCGCATGGCTCGGCGGACGCTTGCCCACCGAAGCCGAATGGGAAAAAGCAGCGCGCGGAACAGACGGGCGCATCTATCCCTGGGGCGCTGCCCCGGATCCCAACCGCGCCAACTACCTCAACAGCGGCGACCCCTTTGACAACGGCACAGCACCTGTTGCATATTATCGTGAAGGCAATCGCGACGGGCGCAGCCCCTATGGCGTATTGGACATGGCTGGCAATGTTTGGGAATGGACACAAGACGAATACGACAGCGCGTACTATCAACGCAGCCCACGCGATAACCCCGTCAACTACGAAGTCAAAACCCACTTCTTACACCTCGAACGCGTTGTACGCGGCGGATCCTGGTTCAGCACGGCCTTCCTGGTACGCACAACAGCGCGCGACGCTCGAACATCCAACCTCCAGACCGATACGCTGGGATTCAGGTGTGTGGTGGATCGGTAA